A region from the Kribbella shirazensis genome encodes:
- a CDS encoding esterase-like activity of phytase family protein codes for MRWHKPLAAAVVLTALTTTLTASATASATGDRPGGGGACSPDAALLGFSDALDKTTYDGQLVAGLSALDVTGPHSAVALVDNVQTSPARVFDLRVNSAPTSVSVDGMTILKRPDGTPYNGGDFDGEGLVVERGDRTILATSEREPSIRRFRLSDGKQTGELPVPERFRVAPAGEASNNATFESLAVSRDGLSLYAGMEGPLATDGTDAGNRSRNRIIRYFGLPGHEYRPVAQYAYKPDPGLALVELASASPTELVSMERTYTPGVGNTIRVFTVSLRHATDVTKVASLADAPEQVFLQKKLLFDLVDCPPSGAVAKQPQPNPLLDNVEALTLGEYLPGGRRQLYLLSDDNNGATQITRFYSFAVDLH; via the coding sequence ATGCGCTGGCACAAGCCGCTCGCCGCAGCAGTTGTCCTGACCGCCCTCACCACGACGCTCACCGCATCGGCGACTGCGTCAGCCACTGGAGACAGGCCCGGCGGTGGTGGAGCGTGCTCACCCGACGCGGCGCTCCTCGGTTTCAGCGACGCGCTCGACAAGACGACGTACGACGGGCAACTGGTCGCCGGACTCTCGGCGCTCGACGTGACCGGGCCGCACAGCGCGGTCGCGCTGGTGGACAACGTCCAGACCAGCCCGGCCCGTGTGTTCGACCTGCGCGTGAACAGCGCGCCGACCTCGGTCAGCGTCGACGGGATGACGATCCTCAAGCGGCCGGACGGTACGCCGTACAACGGCGGCGACTTCGACGGTGAAGGACTCGTCGTCGAGCGGGGCGACCGGACCATCCTCGCGACGTCGGAGCGCGAGCCCTCGATCCGGCGCTTCCGGCTCTCGGACGGCAAGCAGACCGGCGAGTTGCCGGTCCCGGAGCGCTTCCGGGTCGCGCCGGCCGGTGAAGCGAGCAACAACGCGACGTTCGAGTCGCTCGCGGTCAGCCGCGACGGTCTCTCGCTGTACGCCGGGATGGAAGGGCCGCTCGCCACGGACGGGACCGACGCCGGCAACCGGTCGCGGAACCGCATCATCCGGTACTTCGGCCTGCCCGGGCACGAGTACCGGCCGGTCGCGCAGTACGCGTACAAGCCGGACCCGGGCCTCGCGCTGGTCGAGCTGGCGTCGGCGAGCCCGACCGAGCTGGTGTCGATGGAGCGGACGTACACGCCGGGCGTCGGGAACACGATCCGTGTGTTCACGGTCTCGCTGCGGCACGCGACCGATGTGACCAAGGTGGCGTCGCTCGCGGATGCGCCGGAGCAGGTCTTCCTGCAGAAGAAGCTCCTGTTCGACCTGGTCGACTGCCCGCCGTCCGGTGCGGTCGCCAAGCAGCCACAGCCGAACCCGTTGCTGGACAACGTCGAGGCGCTCACGCTCGGCGAGTACCTGCCGGGCGGGCGGCGGCAGCTGTACCTGCTGTCGGACGACAACAACGGTGCCACGCAGATCACCCGCTTCTACTCCTTCGCGGTCGACCTGCACTGA